The genomic window ATGACAGTAGACGAAGCCAACCACGCCAACACTGTCGGAAGTTCCTGGCGCAGGGTGCTGAGCCTCATGGAACAGGACGACCGGGTTTCACCCCGTCAGCGCGGTTTCGTCATCCTCGCCCAGGCGCAGGGACTCATTGGTTCCACACTCTTGGTGGCCGTTCCCAACGAACTCACCCGCGAAGTCCTGCAGACCCAGGTCAAGGACGCCTTGGACGATGCACTCCGCAGCGTCTTCTCCGACGACATCCGCTGCGCGATCGATGTGGACACCGATCTGGTGCCCGTCCATGCAGAGCCGGAGCCCGTCGTCGAGCTTTCCGCTGTGTCCGACTTCGCTGAGCCGAAGCCACAGCCCACTCCGCCCAGCACCTCGCATGAGTTTGGCCGGCTCAATCCCAAGTACATTTTCGACACCTTTGTGATCGGCTCTTCCAACCGCTTTGCGCACGCGGCCGCCGTCGCCGTCGCCGAAGCGCCGGCCAAGGCGTACAACCCGTTGTTCATCTACGGCGACTCCGGCCTGGGCAAGACCCACCTGCTGCACGCGATCGGTCATTATGCCCGCCGGCTCTACAGCGGGATCCGTGTCCGCTACGTGAACTCCGAGGAATTCACCAACGACTTCATCAACTCCATCCGTGATGACGAAGGCACCAGCTTCAAGACCACGTACCGGAATGTCGATGTGCTGCTGATCGATGACATCCAGTTCCTGGCGGGCAAGGACCGGACCCAGGAGGAGTTCTTCCACACGTTCAACGCCCTGCACAATGCCAACAAGCAGGTTGTCATCACCTCGGACCAGCCACCCAAGATGCTCGCCGGCTTCGAGGACCGCATGACGTCCCGTTTCGAATGGGGCCTGCTGACGGACATCCAGCCCCCTGAGCTTGAGACCCGCATTGCGATCCTCCGCAAGAAGGGCCTCAGCGAAGGCCTGTCCGCACCGGATGACGCCTTGGAGTACATCGCGTCCAAGATCTCGAGCAACATCCGCGAACTTGAAGGTGCCCTCATCCGGGTCACGGCCTTCGCAAGCCTCAACCGCCAGCCGGTGGATGTGGCCCTGGCGGAAATGGTGCTCAAGGACCTCATCACTGATGACGGAGCCCAGGAGATCACCGCGAAGCAGATCCTGGACCAGACAGCGGACTACTTCAAGCTCAGCATGGAAGAGCTCTGCAGCAAGTCCCGCACCCGCACGTTGGTGACCGCCCGGCAAATCGCCATGTACCTGTGCCGTGAGCTCACTGACATGTCCCTGCCGAAGATCGGCCAGGAACTTGGTGGACGCGATCACACCACGGTCATCCACGCTGACCGCAAGATCCGCGAGCTGATGGCTGAGCGTCGTGTGATTTACAACCAGGTCACTGAACTCACCAACCGCATCAAACAGCAGCAGCGCGACTCCTGACATCCACAACGTAGGCGCCACTACATACCTTATTAACAGGTGCATGTGGATAAGCCTGTGGATACTTAAGGGGACAAGCTCGGTTAATGGGCTTAAAACCCTTAAGGCGCCTGTGGATCGTTAAAAACCGCCCTGGGAGTTGTCCCCATCCACACCCTGTTTAAAACCCAGTTAACGCACAATCCGTGAACAGGCCTTAACCGCGGAACGACGCGGTGGGATGGGGTTATCCACAGTTTCCACAGCAGTTATTAACACTACGAATCCCAAAAAATTGAAATCCCTCAAATAACAATCTCGTTCTGCCACCTCCCCGCCCCGACGGAAGCAGACCAACCAGAGGTCCCAAGGCCGGCTTCCGGCTGTCCACATACGAGGGGTCCGGCCAAGCGGGGATGGGTTAATCGCGGATGTTCCGGCTAAGCTGTCAGCAGCGCTCCCATCCTTGGGTCTGTTTGTAGTTCGCTCAGTGCGGACCATGCAGGTTCCGGTGCCGGATTGCGAAGTTTTAGCGGATTCCAAGCAGGAATCCGCAGGTACTACATGGCAGCAGCAATGAAAGGCGGCACCCCTCCGTGAAGTTCAGAGTCGACCGCGACGTCCTGGCAGAAGCCGTTACGTGGACCGCGCGGTCGTTGTCTCCGCGGCCGCCCGTACCGGTACTTTCCGGCCTCCTCCTCAAAGCTGAGGCAGGAACAGTCAGTCTCTCGAGCTTTGACTACGAGACCTCGGCACGCTTGGAAATTCCTGCTGACATCGCTGTCGAGGGAACCATCCTGGTGTCCGGGCGCTTGCTGGCTGATATTTGCCGCAGCCTTCCTTCAGCTCCCGTGGAAGTGGAGACCGATGGCAGCAAGGTGACATTGACCTGCCGCCGAAGCAGCTTCCACTTGGCCACCATGCCTGAGGGTGAATACCCCGCACTCCCGGCACTGCCCACCATCAGTGGAACCCTGCCCGGCGATGCATTTGCCCAGGCTGTTTCCCAGGTAATCATTGCGGCCAGCAAGGATGACACCCTCCCGATCCTCACCGGTGTGCGCATGGAGATCGAGGATGACCTCATCACCCTCCTTGCCACCGACCGCTACCGCCTCGCCATGCGCGAAGTTCCCTGGAAGCCGGTCACACCAGGAATTTCCACAAGCGCCCTCGTCAAATCCAAGACACTGAACGAGGTTGCCAAGACCCTTGGTGGCAGCGGTGACATCAACTTGGCCTTGGCGGATGATGACAGCCGGCTCATTGGTTTTGAAAGCGGCGGACGCACCACCACATCGCTCCTGGTGGATGGTGATTACCCGAAAATCCGATCACTGTTCCCGGATTCCACACCCATCCACGCAACAGTCCAGACCCAGGAACTGGTTGAAGCCGTTCGCCGCGTGTCCCTCGTCGCAGAGCGGAACACTCCCGTGCGTTTGGCCTTCACCCAAGGCTTGCTGAACCTCGACGCCGGCACCGGCGAGGACGCCCAGGCGTCCGAAGAGCTCGAGGCCCAACTTTCCGGCGAAGACATCACTGTTGCCTTCAATCCTCACTACCTTGTTGAAGGCTTGAGCGTTATCGAGACCAAGTACGTGCGCTTCTCCTTCACCACGGCTCCCAAGCCGGCCATGATTACGGCCCAGGCTGAGGCTGACGGAGAAGACCAGGACGATTACCGCTACCTCGTCATGCCGGTCCGCCTCCCCAACTAACCGAAACGTACCCGCCACCTTCGCAGAAAAGAGTTCACACTGTGCACATCGGTCTGATCGGCCTCGGAAAAATGGGTTTCAACATGCGGCAGCGCATGCGGAACGGTGGAGTCGAAGTTACTGGTTTCGACCGCAATCCGGACGTCACCGATGTTGCTTCCGTGGATGAACTCATCGCAGCGCTTCCCAGCCCCCGGCTGGTGTGGGTCATGGTTCCCTCAGGTGCGATCACCGATGCCGTGGTCAGCGAACTTGGCGAGAAGCTCAGCCCCGGCGACCTGGTCATCGACGGCGGCAACTCACGTTTCACGGAGGACCAGAAGCACGCAGCTGCCCTTGCCGAAAAAGGCATCCGCTTTGCCGATTGCGGTGTCTCCGGTGGCGTTTGGGGCCTCGAGAATGGTTACGGCCTGATGGCAGGCGGCGCAGATGAAGACATCGAACTGGCAATGCCGGTTTTTGATGCCCTCCGGCCCGAAGGCGAACGTGCCGACAGCTTTGTCCACGTTGGCGGTGTGGGTGCCGGCCACTACGCGAAGATGGTCCACAACGGCATCGAATACGGCTTGATGCAGGCCTACGCCGAAGGCTATGAACTGCTGGCGGCCAAGGACATCGTGAAGGATCTTCCAGGGACTTTCCGCGCCTGGCAAAAGGGCACGGTCGTGCGGTCCTGGCTGCTGGACCTCATGGTCAAGGCACTTGACGAAGATCCGGGCCTGGCTTCGATTGACGACTACGTTGAGGATTCCGGCGAGGGCCGGTGGACCGTTGAGGAAGCAATCGCCAACGCAGTGCCGGCGCCGGCCATCACTGCCGCGCTTTTCGCCCGGTTTGCTTCCCGTGAGGACAACTCGCCTGCCATGAAGATGGTCTCTGCCCTGCGCCACCAGTTCGGCGGACACGCCACCCGTCCGGCCAACTAGGCCGCAGGAGTCCTGCAAACGGCGTGTACCTCGAACATCTTTCGCTGACGGACTTCCGCAGTTACGCACAAGTCGACCTCAAACTCGGCCCTGGTGTGACTGTCCTGGTTGGTTCCAACGGAATTGGCAAAACCAACCTGATGGAAGCAATCGGATACCTGGCGACCCTGAGCTCCCACCGGGTCAGCACGGACGCACCGCTGCTGCGCTTCGGTGCCGAGCGCGCAATGATCCGGGCCAGGCTCGTTCGTGGAGAACAATCCACGATGCTCGAGCTGGAAATCAATGCCGGGCGAGCCAACCGTGGCCGTATCAACCGCGGAAATCCGGTGCGTGCCAGGGACATTCTGGGGATCTGCCACACGGTGTTGTTCGCGCCGGAGGATTTGGCTCTGGTCAAGGGCGATCCCTCGAACCGCCGCCGATTCCTGGACGAGCTGCTGGTCAGCCTGGTTCCACGGCATGCAGCTACGCGAAGCGACTACGATCGCGTCCTGAAACAACGCAACGCCCTCCTGAAATCTGCCCGTGCGGGTAAGTTCACTGCCGGCCATGAGGCAACCCTGGACGTTTGGGACCAGCACATGGCCCGGGCCGGGGCCGAGCTGCTCCATGCCAGGCTGGAACTGGTGGAACGTTTACGTCCGCACTTGAACAGCGCATACGCGCAGCTCACTGATGGGTCCAAAGAGGCAGGTGCGGTTTACCGCTCGACCATCCAGGGCGTACTGGACGACGACGGCGGTCCCGCCGATCCTGGTACGGAACCTTCGGCGTCGGTTGATGACCTCCGGCTGCTGTCCATCGACGAACTCACCGAACGCTACATCCAGTCATTCGCAGCATCCCGAAAAAAAGAGCTGGAACGCGGCATCTCCCTGGTGGGTCCGCACCGCGATGAACTGGAACTGGTGTTGGGCCAAGCTCCGGCCAAGGGCTACGCGTCCCATGGTGAAACCTGGTCCATGTGTTTGTCCCTCCGCCTGGCTTCCTACTATGTGATGCTCGATGACGCGCGCACCGGGGGCACCGCTCCGATCCTGATCCTGGACGATGTGTTTGCCGAACTTGATGTACAGCGCCGGCGTAAACTGGCTGCAATAGTCGCCGGTGCCGAGCAAGTACTGGTGACTGCCGCCGTCGACGCCGATATCCCCGAGGAGCTGGCCGGACGGCGCGTAACCGTTGTTCCGGGAGGCATCGATGGCGAAGGATAGCCGCGACGGACTTCAACCCGGCCGCGATCCGGACGAAATCGACGCCGCCCAGGCGGCGCTGAACCGGATGCGGGAGGCTGCGGCCGCCCGCGGCGAAGTCCGGCAGCGCGCACCCAGGCCCGGATCGGCCCCTAAGCGGAAGGGCATCCGGGACACCAGGGGTTTTGCGCAATTCCATGGAAGCGGCCGTGATCCGTTGGGCCTTGGCAATGTGGTGGGACGCCTGGTGGCCGAGCGGGGGTGGACGTCGCCTGTGGCCGTGGGATCCGTCATGGCCGAATGGGAAACCTTGGTTGGACCGGACATTTCCGCCCACTGCACGCCGGAGAGCTTCACGGACACAACGCTCCATGTTCGCTGCGATTCCACGGCCTGGGCTACGCAGCTTCGTCTGCTGAGCAGCAGTCTTTTGGAGATGTTCCGCAACGAACTGGGCGAAGGCGTAGTGACCAGCATTCAAGTGCTGGGTCCTTCGGCTCCGAGTTGGCGAAAGGGCGGGCGCAGCGTGAACGGTCGCGGACCGCGGGACACTTACGGCTGAACGGCGTGCAGGGCGATTCAACGCCCCGGAGTCGTATAGGCCCCCATCGGGACCACCGCAGGGCCATTGCAGATAGGGCCAGCGGCCTCCCACGGCCATATTCAGCTCTGGGCTGCCCCCGTATTTGCAAGGATTTGTGCGTTTCCACGATAGAATTGGTGTAGATCACTGAGCGCCGGTGAAACGTCGTTGGGGTTCCTGGATCCACTCTTGTGGCAGGGTACCCCCTTCGTCCGACTAGTCGGCGCAATCAGTCACGTGCCCGTTGACGGCTGCGGTTCGCCGTGGACACCACCGGGAACGGCCGACATCGAGTACAGAGGAGTCGAAAGCGCCTGTGGCTAACGACAATGCAGAGACCTTGGCAGTAGAGCCCGAAGAGGAGACTGTTCCCAAGCCTGACACGCCTGAGGTGGCGCCCAGGGAGTACGGTGCCAGCGACATCACCGTGCTGGAGGGCCTCGAAGCGGTGCGCAAACGCCCCGGCATGTATATCGGATCCACCGGCCCCCGCGGCTTGCACCACCTGGTTTATGAAGTGGTGGACAACTCGGTTGATGAGGCGCTGGCCGGCTACTGCAGCCACATTGAGGTCACGCTCCGTGCCGATGGCGGCGTGCGCGTTGTTGATGATGGGCGCGGCATCCCCGTGGACATCCACCCCACCGAAGGCAAGCCGACGGTTGAAGTGGTCATGACCATCCTCCACGCAGGCGGCAAGTTCGGTGGCGGCGGTTATGCAGTCTCCGGCGGCCTCCACGGTGTGGGTATCTCCGTGGTGAACGCTTTGTCCCGCCGTGTGGACACGGAAGTCCGCCGGCAGGGCCACGTATGGCGGATGACCTTCGCCGACGGCGGCAAGCCCCAGGGCGAGCTGGTCAAGGGAGAAGAAACAGACGTCACCGGAACGTCCCAGACGTTCTACCCGGACGGCACCATTTTCGAGTCCACCGAGTTCGATTTCGAAACCCTCCGTGCCCGCTTCCAGCAGATGGCCTTCCTCAACAAGGGCCTGCGGATCACGCTGACCGATGAGCGTCCTGCCTCCCGCGACGGCGATGGCGACCTCGACCTGGATGCCGTGGCCACTGAAGGTGAAGTAGCCGCCGAACACAGGACCGTGGTGTATCAGTACCCGGATGGCTTGTTGGACTACGTCAAGCACCTGAACTCGAACAAGAAGGTGGAGATCGTCCACGAGGACGTCATCGCTTTCGAAACCGAAGACACCGAGCGGCACATCGCCGTCGAGGTTGCCATGCAGTGGACCACTGCGTACTCGGAAAGCGTCCACACCTACGCGAACACCATCAACACGCATGAGGGTGGAACGCACGAAGAAGGCTTCCGCGCCGCGATGACCTCCCTGATCAACCGCTATGCGCGCGAGAAGAGCATCATCAAGGAAAAGGAAGACAACCTTACCGGTGATGACATTCGTGAAGGCCTGACGGCTGTTATTTCCGTCAAGCTTTCCGAGCCGCAGTTCGAAGGGCAGACCAAGACCAAGCTGGGTAACTCCGAGGTCAAGGGTTTTGTCCAGCGCGTCGTCACGGATCAGCTGGGTGACTGGCTGGAACGTAACCCCGGTCCTGCCCGCGATGTCATCCGGAAGGCCATTTCGGCTGCCCAGGCACGCATGGCTGCCCGCAAGGCACGCGATAACGCCCGCCGAAAGAGCCCGTTGGAATCCTTCGGCATGCCCGGCAAGCTTTCCGACTGCTCCTCCAAGGATCCGTCGCGCTGCGAGGTCTACCTCGTGGAGGGTGACTCCGCCGGTGGCTCGGCCAAGCGTGGCCGCAACCCCGAAACCCAGGCCATCCTGCCCCTGCGTGGCAAGATCCTGAACGTGGAACGTGCCCGCTTGGACAAGGCCTTGGGGAACGCGGAAGTCCAGTCCATGATCACGGCATTCGGCACGGGTATTGGCGAGGACTTCGATATAGCCAAGCTCCGGTATCACAAGATTGTGTTGATGGCCGATGCTGACGTTGATGGCCAGCACATCACCACCCTCTTGATGACACTGTTGTTCCGCTACATGCGCCCACTGATCGAGAACGGCTACGTCTACCTGGCCCAGCCGCCGCTCTACAGGATCAAGTGGTCCAACGCTGCCCACGATTACGTCTACAGCGACCGCGAACGTGATGAAACCATCCGCAAGGGTGCCGCGATGAACAAGCGACTCCCCAAGGACAACGGCATCCAGCGCTACAAGGGTCTGGGCGAGATGGACTACACCGAGCTATGGGACACCACCATGGATCCGGATCGCCGCACGCTGCTGCAGGTCACCATGGATGATGCCTTGGCTGCCGACCAGACCTTCTCCGTCCTGATGGGCGAAGACGTTGAGTCGCGCCGAAACTTCATCCAGCAGAACGCCAAGGACGTCAGGTTCCTCGATATCTAGGGCTCCGCTAAGGGCTTTGAATATTCCAGAACTGACATATACCTGAAACGGAAACTTTAGATTATGAGTGACGAAACTCCCGAAGTCCCGGCGGAATCGAACGACGCCGAGGATGTAGTTCTTGAGGGTGATGTGCTGACCGACCGCGTCGAGCAGGTGGACCTGCAGACCGAAATGCAGCGGTCCTACCTGGACTACGCCATGGCCGTCATCGTGGGCCGCGCCCTTCCGGATGTCCGGGACGGCTTGAAGCCGGTGCACCGCCGCGTTCTCTACGCTATGTTCGACGGCGGTTACCGTCCGGACCGCTCGTTCAACAAGTGTGCCCGCGTGGTGGGCGATGTCATGGGTACCTACCACCCGCACGGTGACATGGCGATCTACGACGCTTTGGTGCGCCTGATCCAGGACTGGACCATGCGGTACCCGCTGGCTCTTGGCCAGGGCAACTTCGGTTCGCCCGGCAACGACGGCGCTGCTGCTCCGCGTTACACCGAAACCAAAATGGCACAGCTGGCCATGGAGATGGTCCGGGACATCGACGAGGAAACCGTCGACTTCCAGGACAACTACGACGGCAAGAACCAGGAACCCACCATCCTGCCGGCGCGTTTCCCCAACTTGTTGGTCAACGGCTCCTCCGGCATCGCCGTCGGCATGGCCACCAACATTCCGCCGCACAACCTTCGCGAGGTCGCCGAGGGTGTCCAGTGGGCACTTGAGAATCCCACGGCCACGCGCGAAGAGCTCCTTGAAGCGCTGCTGTTGCGGATCAAGGGCCCGGATTTCCCCACCGGCGCCACCATCCTGGGCCATAAGGGCATCGAGGACGCTTACCGCACCGGCCGCGGATCCATCACCATGCGTGCCGTGGTGAACGTCGAGGAACTCCAGGGCCGTACCTGCCTGGTGGTGACCGAGCTTCCGTACCAGGCAAACCCGGACAACCTGGCCATCAAGATTGCCGAACTGGTCAAGGACGGCAAGATTTCAGGCATCGCGGACCTTCGTGATGAAACCTCGGGCCGTACCGGCCAGCGACTGGTGATTGTGCTCAAGCGCGATGCCGTTGCCAAGGTGGTCCTGAACAACCTTTACAAACACACGCAGTTGCAGGACAACTTCTCGGCGAACATGCTGGCAATTGTCGACGGCGTTCCGCGCACCTTGAGCCTTGATGCCTTCATCCGGCACTGGGTTGCGCACCAGATGGACGTCATTGCCCGCCGTACCCGGTACCGCCTGCGCAAGGCCGAGGAAGAAGCACACATCCTGCGCGCGCTCCTCAAGGCCCTGGACATGCTGGATGAAGTCATTGCACTCATCCGTGCCTCCAACACCACAGAGGCTGCGCGTGAAGGCCTCATGGAGCTCCTGGAAATTGACGAGCTCCAGGCCCGGGCCATTCTGGACATGCAGCTGCGTCGTTTGGCCGCCCTGGAACGCCAGAAGATCCAGGACCGCCACTCCGAGCTCGAAGCGATGATCCAGGAATACAACGCGATCCTGGCTTCCGAAGAGCGGCAGCGCCAGATCATCAGCGAGGAACTTGCCGAGATCGTCGCCAAGCACGGTGATGACCGACGCACCCACATCCTGATGGGTTTCGACGGCGACATGTCCATGGAAGACCTGATTCCCGAAGAGGAAATGGTTGTCACCATTACGCGTGGCGGCTACGTCAAGCGCACGCGCAGCGACAACTACCGTTCCCAGCAGCGCGGCGGCAAGGGCATCAAGGGTGCCCAGTTGCGCGGAGACGACGTCGTGGAGCACTTCTTTGTCACGACCACCCACCACTGGTTGTTGTTCTTCACCAATCTGGGGCGCGTCTACCGTGCCAAGGCATACGAGCTCGCTGAGGCGGGACGCGATGCCAAGGGCCAGCACGTTGCCAATCTGCTGGCCTTCCAGCCGGACGAGCACATCGCCCAGGTCCTGGACTTGCGGGACTACCAGCAGGCTCCTTACCTGGTGCTTGCCACCAAGAATGGCCTGGTCAAGAAGACAAGGCTTGAGGACTACGACACCAACCGCACAGCCGGCGTTATCGCCATCAACCTGCGCGATGAGGACGAACTGGTCTCCGCCCAGTTGGTCAGCGAGACCGACGACCTCCTGCTGGTCTCGCGCAAGGGCCAGTCCATCCGCTTCACAGCTACCGATGACGCACTGCGCCCCATGGGCCGCGCTACGTCCGGTGTGACCGGGATGAAGTTCCGTGAAGATGACGAACTGCTTGCCGCGGATGTCGTCCAGGACGGTTCCTTCGTCTTCATCGTGACTGAGGGCGGTTACGCCAAACGGACCGCTGTGGACGAATACCGTTTGCAGGGACGTGGCGGTTTGGGGATCAAGGTTGCCAAGCTTGCTGAAGACCGCGGTGACCTTGTGGGCGCGTTGATCGTGCAGGAAGAAGACGAAGTCCTGGTGGTCATGGAGGGCGGCAAGGTGGTCCGCTCGGCGGTAACCGGCGTGCCGGCCAAGGGCCGTGACACCATGGGCGTCATCTTCGCCAAGCCGGACAAGAATGACCGCATTATTGAGGTTGCGCGCAACAGCGAACGCGGCCTGGAAGTCGAAGAGTCAGAAGACGGACTCGACGATGACGTAACGTTGGCTGCAAACGACGGCGCCTCTGAGGCGACCGTGACGGCCGAAACGGAAAACGACGCAGACCCGGAAACTGAAACGGGCGCGGAGCTGAACGAAGACAACACCGGAGGTAACGAGTGAGTAATTCCGACTCATATCCCAAGCCGAGCACAGGTGTCCCCGGCGGACTCCGGCAGCCCTCAGGCAGCGCCCAGGCAGGAACGCCCGCGCGGCCCCAGCAGCGTCCCGGATCCGGGGCTTCCGGATCCGATGCCGCAGGCGCACGACCCGCAACCGGGACCGGCTCCGGGCAGCGTCCTACCGGTGCTCCCGGCCAGCGGCCGGCCCAGTCGGGTCAGCGTCCCGCCCAGGGTGCTCCCGGACAACGCCCGGCGCAGCCCGGACAACGTCCCGCCCAGTCGGGTCAGCGCCCCGCGCAGGGTGCTCCCGGCTTGGTAAAGCCTGCCCCCAAGGCAAAGGTTCGCCGCGCACGCCTGCTGGTCAGCAAGGTGGATCCTTGGTCCGTGCTGAAGATGGCATTCCTCCTGTCCGTTGCACTGGGCATCGTCACCGTAGTGGCTGCCATCGTTCTGTGGACTGTGCTGGATCTCACAGGCATCTTCAACCAGGTGGACAGCCTCCTTGGCACCCTGGCGGGATCAGAAGGCAGTGGATTCGAACTGAAGAAGATTGCTTCGCTGGGCCAGGTAGCGTCCTTTGCCACGATTATTGCCGTGGTGAACGTGGTCCTGCTGACGGCACTGTCCATGCTTTCCGCCGTTCTCTATAACATTTCCGCAACGTTGGTTGGTGGCGTCGGCGTCACCCTGACCGACGACTAAGAAAAATCCGCGGAATTCCGCCCAAAGAGGCGGAATTCCCTCTCGGAAATGCCTCGATTTGAGATCGGGCCGGGATGTGCTGTACAGTCATATCTCGGCCCGATGAGGCATCGGGGCGTATAGCTCAGGCGGTTAGAGCGCTTCGCTGATAACGAAGAGGTCCCAGGTTCAAGTCCTGGTACGCCCACGGAACCGAAAGAGGTTCAGGTAAAACTGAACCGGAATGAGGTACTTGTGAAGAAGTTGCTGGTAGTTGTAGCAGCGGCAGTCGCAGGTGTCCTGGTCTATAAAAAGGCGCAGGAATCCGAGGCCCGGAAAGATGTCTGGAGCAAGTCAACCGACACGGTCGACTAGCCGAAGGGCCCGGTCCGAACTGGTAATTACCAGCCTGGACATGGGGTATGATTGACGGGTTGCTTCTTATGGGGGCATGGCGCAATTGGTAGCGCACCTGCTTTGCAAGCAGGGGGTTCGGGGTTCGAGTCCCCGTGCCTCCACCATAAGAAAAGTCCCGGTCAGAAATGACCGGGACTTTTGCTTTAACCAGAAGACCGGGTGCTCTTAACCAGAAGATCGGGCCCGTTGATTATTCGGCAGGGCAGAGAACCCCGGGGAGTGGTCCGCGACCGGTAGGGGCTACAGTCCGCAGGACCCAGCTGTCCCGCAGTCCGCAGGATCCTAGCTGTCCCGCAGTCCCGCAACCCGCTGTCCCGCAGTCCGCAGGATCCTAGCTGTCCCGCAACAGGCGCTCAGGAACCAGCGCCCAGTGTTCAACCGTTCAGGCTGCCGGAACCCGCTGCAGGGCGCGCTCGATGAAAGCCGCCAGCTCGTCGTTGCCCAGGACGGGGGTCACAACGCCGAGTTCCAAGGTGGGCTGTGTCTTGGCTCCGGCTGTCTTCAGGGCACCCTCCACGGCGGACCGGGCCGCAGTAGCGGCTTGCGTATCCTCACGCTTGGCTGCCTCCAGCATGGTGATCGCCTCTTCCACACCCCGCCCGTACTCCGAAGCCGCTGCAATCCATGCAGTGCCATCCTGGGCGAATCCGGGCTCGGCCATGCGTGGCAGGAGCGTGGGAAGCTTTTGAAGCAGCCCAGCGCGGTTCCTCAGTGCCGCCGATGGTGACTTGCCGGCGTCGTATTCCGACCAGAACTGGTCGACATCCCGGCGAAGCTCCGGTGCTGAGGGGGTGAGTTCGTCGTCCTGCCAGTCCTGGTTCAGGTCCACGAAAGCCCGTACGGCTGCCCGCACTTCGGGGTCGGGGCCGGCGAGCAAGGACAGCGCGGCATCCATGGATGGCCCGGGCTTGTACGCAGGCCCATTCCAGGAGAGATCTGCGTAGTTGAAGATTGCCGGCAGGGAGAGGTAGGGCTGGATCATCGGGTTGGTGACGATTCC from Arthrobacter sp. StoSoilB20 includes these protein-coding regions:
- the gnd gene encoding phosphogluconate dehydrogenase (NAD(+)-dependent, decarboxylating), with protein sequence MHIGLIGLGKMGFNMRQRMRNGGVEVTGFDRNPDVTDVASVDELIAALPSPRLVWVMVPSGAITDAVVSELGEKLSPGDLVIDGGNSRFTEDQKHAAALAEKGIRFADCGVSGGVWGLENGYGLMAGGADEDIELAMPVFDALRPEGERADSFVHVGGVGAGHYAKMVHNGIEYGLMQAYAEGYELLAAKDIVKDLPGTFRAWQKGTVVRSWLLDLMVKALDEDPGLASIDDYVEDSGEGRWTVEEAIANAVPAPAITAALFARFASREDNSPAMKMVSALRHQFGGHATRPAN
- the dnaA gene encoding chromosomal replication initiator protein DnaA, with protein sequence MTVDEANHANTVGSSWRRVLSLMEQDDRVSPRQRGFVILAQAQGLIGSTLLVAVPNELTREVLQTQVKDALDDALRSVFSDDIRCAIDVDTDLVPVHAEPEPVVELSAVSDFAEPKPQPTPPSTSHEFGRLNPKYIFDTFVIGSSNRFAHAAAVAVAEAPAKAYNPLFIYGDSGLGKTHLLHAIGHYARRLYSGIRVRYVNSEEFTNDFINSIRDDEGTSFKTTYRNVDVLLIDDIQFLAGKDRTQEEFFHTFNALHNANKQVVITSDQPPKMLAGFEDRMTSRFEWGLLTDIQPPELETRIAILRKKGLSEGLSAPDDALEYIASKISSNIRELEGALIRVTAFASLNRQPVDVALAEMVLKDLITDDGAQEITAKQILDQTADYFKLSMEELCSKSRTRTLVTARQIAMYLCRELTDMSLPKIGQELGGRDHTTVIHADRKIRELMAERRVIYNQVTELTNRIKQQQRDS
- the recF gene encoding DNA replication/repair protein RecF — its product is MYLEHLSLTDFRSYAQVDLKLGPGVTVLVGSNGIGKTNLMEAIGYLATLSSHRVSTDAPLLRFGAERAMIRARLVRGEQSTMLELEINAGRANRGRINRGNPVRARDILGICHTVLFAPEDLALVKGDPSNRRRFLDELLVSLVPRHAATRSDYDRVLKQRNALLKSARAGKFTAGHEATLDVWDQHMARAGAELLHARLELVERLRPHLNSAYAQLTDGSKEAGAVYRSTIQGVLDDDGGPADPGTEPSASVDDLRLLSIDELTERYIQSFAASRKKELERGISLVGPHRDELELVLGQAPAKGYASHGETWSMCLSLRLASYYVMLDDARTGGTAPILILDDVFAELDVQRRRKLAAIVAGAEQVLVTAAVDADIPEELAGRRVTVVPGGIDGEG
- the gyrB gene encoding DNA topoisomerase (ATP-hydrolyzing) subunit B codes for the protein MANDNAETLAVEPEEETVPKPDTPEVAPREYGASDITVLEGLEAVRKRPGMYIGSTGPRGLHHLVYEVVDNSVDEALAGYCSHIEVTLRADGGVRVVDDGRGIPVDIHPTEGKPTVEVVMTILHAGGKFGGGGYAVSGGLHGVGISVVNALSRRVDTEVRRQGHVWRMTFADGGKPQGELVKGEETDVTGTSQTFYPDGTIFESTEFDFETLRARFQQMAFLNKGLRITLTDERPASRDGDGDLDLDAVATEGEVAAEHRTVVYQYPDGLLDYVKHLNSNKKVEIVHEDVIAFETEDTERHIAVEVAMQWTTAYSESVHTYANTINTHEGGTHEEGFRAAMTSLINRYAREKSIIKEKEDNLTGDDIREGLTAVISVKLSEPQFEGQTKTKLGNSEVKGFVQRVVTDQLGDWLERNPGPARDVIRKAISAAQARMAARKARDNARRKSPLESFGMPGKLSDCSSKDPSRCEVYLVEGDSAGGSAKRGRNPETQAILPLRGKILNVERARLDKALGNAEVQSMITAFGTGIGEDFDIAKLRYHKIVLMADADVDGQHITTLLMTLLFRYMRPLIENGYVYLAQPPLYRIKWSNAAHDYVYSDRERDETIRKGAAMNKRLPKDNGIQRYKGLGEMDYTELWDTTMDPDRRTLLQVTMDDALAADQTFSVLMGEDVESRRNFIQQNAKDVRFLDI
- the dnaN gene encoding DNA polymerase III subunit beta — its product is MKFRVDRDVLAEAVTWTARSLSPRPPVPVLSGLLLKAEAGTVSLSSFDYETSARLEIPADIAVEGTILVSGRLLADICRSLPSAPVEVETDGSKVTLTCRRSSFHLATMPEGEYPALPALPTISGTLPGDAFAQAVSQVIIAASKDDTLPILTGVRMEIEDDLITLLATDRYRLAMREVPWKPVTPGISTSALVKSKTLNEVAKTLGGSGDINLALADDDSRLIGFESGGRTTTSLLVDGDYPKIRSLFPDSTPIHATVQTQELVEAVRRVSLVAERNTPVRLAFTQGLLNLDAGTGEDAQASEELEAQLSGEDITVAFNPHYLVEGLSVIETKYVRFSFTTAPKPAMITAQAEADGEDQDDYRYLVMPVRLPN
- a CDS encoding DciA family protein produces the protein MAKDSRDGLQPGRDPDEIDAAQAALNRMREAAAARGEVRQRAPRPGSAPKRKGIRDTRGFAQFHGSGRDPLGLGNVVGRLVAERGWTSPVAVGSVMAEWETLVGPDISAHCTPESFTDTTLHVRCDSTAWATQLRLLSSSLLEMFRNELGEGVVTSIQVLGPSAPSWRKGGRSVNGRGPRDTYG